The proteins below are encoded in one region of Helianthus annuus cultivar XRQ/B chromosome 2, HanXRQr2.0-SUNRISE, whole genome shotgun sequence:
- the LOC118484743 gene encoding uncharacterized protein LOC118484743: protein MFDCQNVIKTRYYLVVLGLLIHQNCRINLVNVYAPNDEVLRRQLWSNLLQVRNSIQGLWVFMGDFNEVREPSERQNSEFMASQAECFNQFILSAALQEYKMGGGRFTYISDNGTKLSKLDCFLVCLGYMEIWPNASVLALDHRPIILNTTPADFGHIPFRFYNSWFEFCGFLEYVKQLCMSFTFSGPSDLALAVKLRWLKNKIKEWVTWYKNRLGGVYSEKKKIVAHLEHLAESRPHQQEELSSGTDCMQFILEADRLKQLDARQKSRSWWALEGDENSSFFHSIVDSNLSM from the coding sequence ATGTTTGACTGTCAAAACGTCATAAAAACACGTTATTATTTGGTTGTGTTAGGTCTCCTTATCCATCAAAATTGCAGGATTAATCTGGTGAATGTCTACGCTCCAAATGATGAAGTGCTTAGAAGACAATTATGGTCAAACCTGTTACAGGTCAGGAACTCGATACAAGGTTTATGGGTTTTTATGGGGGATTTCAATGAGGTGCGGGAACCTAGCGAGAGACAAAATTCTGAATTCATGGCGTCACAGGCAGAATGTTTTAATCAGTTCATCCTGTCAGCGGCTCTGCAGGAATACAAGATGGGGGGAGGGAGGTTCACTTACATCTCGGATAACGGCACTAAGCTTAGCAAACTAGATTGCTTCCTGGTTTGTCTTGGTTATATGGAGATCTGGCCGAACGCTTCCGTCTTAGCTCTCGACCATCGGCCTATTATCTTGAATACCACGCCAGCGGATTTTGGCCATATCCCATTCAGGTTTTATAATTCTTGGTTTGAGTTTTGTGGATTTCTAGAGTATGTTAAACAATTATGCATGTCGTTCACATTTTCCGGTCCTTCTGACCTGGCCTTAGCAGTTAAGTTGAGgtggttaaaaaataaaattaaggAGTGGGTGACCTGGTATAAGAATAGGTTGGGTGGGGTTTATTCGGAAAAGAAAAAAATAGTCGCACATTTGGAGCATCTAGCTGAATCCAGACCTCATCAGCAAGAAGAACTTTCTTCCGGAACCGATTGTATGCAGTTTATTTTGGAGGCAGATCGGCTCAAACAGTTGGATGCTCGCCAGAAATCAAGGTCATGGTGGGCTCTTGAAGGTGATGAAAACTCCTCATTCTTTCATAGTATTGTCGATTCTAATTTGtctatgtaa